A genome region from Paracoccus stylophorae includes the following:
- a CDS encoding MBL fold metallo-hydrolase, whose product MAHMKTLTRAATLAVATLIAPAAFAASDTAEPVDQTVYEGRETLPDPTEGQCDVERSLVEFKDNLWRHTNGSFPATHSGLVLITDEGALVVDAGNTCVAKWLQDEIKTRFDADIKYVVMTHAHFDHLAGTQVWQDAGATVIAQRNAIEPIIGEKLPVATPDRVFDTEAEIELGGETILLHHEPAGSHSNSMVQVVFPRQQAMQCTDVCQSKTFPYMDFLDFYYDGWINTLDWVIEQDVDLIDVGHYNDPATTEDIVALRDYMVDLHDQVLARLREGMVWDQLWRTITAGNEHKEDWFGYDNMRWANIVGMYRWVNNHRRGVW is encoded by the coding sequence ATGGCACACATGAAAACGCTGACCCGCGCCGCCACGCTTGCGGTCGCGACCCTGATCGCGCCCGCCGCCTTTGCGGCAAGCGACACTGCCGAGCCGGTGGACCAGACCGTCTATGAGGGCCGCGAGACGCTGCCCGACCCGACCGAGGGGCAGTGCGATGTCGAACGCTCGCTGGTCGAGTTCAAGGACAATCTGTGGCGCCACACCAACGGATCGTTTCCCGCCACCCATAGCGGGCTGGTCCTGATCACCGATGAAGGTGCGCTGGTGGTCGATGCGGGCAACACCTGCGTCGCCAAGTGGTTGCAGGACGAGATCAAGACGCGGTTCGATGCGGACATCAAGTATGTCGTCATGACCCACGCCCATTTCGATCACCTTGCCGGCACGCAGGTCTGGCAGGATGCCGGCGCGACGGTGATCGCGCAGCGCAACGCGATCGAGCCGATCATCGGGGAGAAACTGCCCGTCGCCACGCCCGATCGCGTGTTCGACACCGAGGCCGAGATCGAGCTGGGCGGCGAGACGATCCTGCTGCACCACGAACCGGCGGGAAGCCACTCGAACAGCATGGTGCAGGTCGTCTTTCCGCGTCAGCAGGCGATGCAATGCACCGATGTCTGCCAGTCCAAGACCTTCCCCTATATGGATTTCCTCGATTTCTATTATGACGGCTGGATCAACACGCTGGACTGGGTGATCGAACAGGATGTCGATCTGATCGACGTGGGCCACTATAACGATCCGGCCACGACCGAGGATATCGTCGCGCTGCGCGACTATATGGTCGATCTGCACGATCAGGTGCTGGCGCGCTTGCGCGAGGGGATGGTGTGGGACCAGCTGTGGCGCACGATCACGGCGGGGAACGAACACAAGGAAGACTGGTTCGGATACGACAACATGCGCTGGGCCAACATTGTCGGCATGTATCGCTGGGTGAACAATCACCGTCGCGGCGTGTGGTGA
- a CDS encoding LysR family transcriptional regulator has product MQIDPNHLRLLAAIIDNGGLGEGAAHLGKSQPSVSRTVAALEARIGSRLFEKGKRPLRPTELCRILAVQGRAVAEATERAGQAVDRHAGGKSGTARVAGTPIFTDGVISGMVAGFQTAFPDVRIDLSYGQTEDLLEQLVVGNIDLAICPLVPGEVGQGFERVEILPGRNIIACSHAHPLARRKSVEQRDIAAYPWITPAAGSALYRDLRTVLADIGVTDIKVSFSGGTLASIVNVLNGSEALTVLPYSVVFMQRHLRTMTALPIPIRHPARALSLVWHTGRPMRPAVKRFRGFLQAEFASLAQSIASLRPD; this is encoded by the coding sequence ATGCAGATCGACCCAAATCACCTGCGGCTGCTGGCCGCAATCATCGACAATGGCGGGCTGGGCGAGGGCGCGGCGCATCTGGGCAAATCCCAGCCAAGCGTATCCCGCACGGTGGCGGCGCTTGAGGCGCGGATCGGATCACGGCTGTTCGAAAAGGGCAAACGCCCGCTCAGACCGACCGAGTTGTGCCGGATTCTTGCCGTTCAGGGACGCGCCGTCGCCGAGGCGACCGAACGGGCCGGGCAGGCGGTGGATCGCCACGCCGGCGGCAAATCCGGCACGGCGCGGGTCGCGGGGACGCCGATCTTCACCGATGGCGTGATTTCGGGCATGGTCGCGGGGTTCCAGACGGCATTTCCCGACGTGCGGATCGACCTGAGCTATGGCCAGACCGAGGATCTGCTTGAACAGCTTGTCGTCGGCAATATCGACCTGGCGATCTGCCCGCTGGTCCCGGGCGAGGTCGGGCAGGGTTTCGAGCGGGTCGAGATCCTGCCGGGGCGCAATATCATCGCCTGTTCGCACGCCCATCCGCTGGCGCGGCGGAAATCCGTCGAACAGCGCGACATCGCGGCCTATCCGTGGATCACGCCGGCGGCGGGCAGCGCGCTGTATCGCGACCTCAGGACCGTGCTGGCCGATATCGGCGTGACCGATATCAAGGTCAGCTTTTCGGGCGGGACGCTGGCCTCCATCGTCAACGTGCTGAACGGGTCCGAGGCGCTGACCGTGCTGCCCTATTCGGTCGTGTTCATGCAAAGGCATCTGAGGACGATGACGGCCCTGCCGATCCCGATCCGCCACCCGGCACGCGCGCTCAGCCTGGTGTGGCACACCGGCCGCCCGATGCGGCCGGCGGTCAAGCGGTTCCGGGGATTTCTTCAGGCCGAGTTCGCAAGCCTTGCTCAATCCATCGCCAGTCTCCGGCCGGATTGA
- a CDS encoding maleylacetate reductase, translating into MADQTASDTIDSQGVRVRFGAGMRHRIRAEVERLNCRRALVLSTPQQSEAALEIAELLGPLAAGVYGKAAMHTPVSVSKDAAAHARSVDADCLVAIGGGSTTGLGKAIALRTGLPQIVIPTTYAGSEATPILGQTEDGVKTTLSDPAVLPEVILYDPELVRSLPVGMTVTSGLNAMAHAAEALYATDRTAQTTAQAIEGLQAFADGLPRVIRTPDDLEARMQTLRGAWLCGTVLGRVGMALHHKLCHTLGGSFDLPHADTHAIILPHAIAYNARAVPHLLQPVCDIFGDENAGLALYRFAKRVDAPLALKSLGLKEADLDRATELATQKPYPNPQPVTARDIRALLQAAWAGDAPVT; encoded by the coding sequence ATGGCCGACCAGACCGCGTCAGACACCATCGACAGCCAGGGCGTGCGGGTCCGTTTCGGCGCCGGAATGCGCCACCGGATCAGGGCAGAGGTCGAGCGGCTGAACTGCCGCCGCGCACTGGTCCTGTCAACGCCGCAGCAAAGCGAGGCGGCGCTGGAAATCGCCGAGTTGCTGGGACCGCTGGCGGCGGGGGTCTATGGCAAGGCCGCGATGCACACCCCGGTCAGTGTCAGCAAGGATGCGGCAGCCCACGCCCGAAGCGTCGATGCCGACTGCCTCGTGGCCATCGGCGGCGGCTCGACCACCGGGCTTGGCAAGGCGATCGCGCTGCGCACCGGTCTGCCGCAGATCGTCATCCCCACGACCTATGCCGGCAGCGAGGCGACGCCGATCCTGGGTCAGACCGAAGACGGGGTCAAAACCACGCTGAGCGATCCGGCCGTGCTGCCCGAGGTGATCCTGTACGACCCCGAACTGGTGCGCAGCCTGCCGGTCGGCATGACCGTGACTTCGGGCCTGAACGCCATGGCCCACGCCGCCGAGGCGCTGTATGCCACCGACCGCACCGCCCAGACCACGGCGCAGGCAATCGAGGGCTTGCAGGCCTTCGCAGACGGGTTGCCCAGGGTGATCCGCACCCCGGACGATCTTGAGGCGCGGATGCAGACGCTGCGCGGCGCCTGGCTTTGCGGCACGGTTCTGGGCCGCGTCGGCATGGCGCTGCACCACAAGCTTTGCCATACACTGGGCGGGTCGTTCGACCTGCCGCATGCCGACACGCACGCGATCATTCTACCGCATGCCATCGCCTACAATGCCCGCGCCGTTCCTCATCTGTTGCAGCCGGTCTGCGACATCTTCGGGGACGAGAATGCGGGGCTGGCGCTGTATCGTTTTGCCAAGCGGGTCGATGCGCCGCTGGCGCTGAAATCCCTGGGGCTGAAAGAGGCGGATCTTGACCGGGCGACCGAGCTGGCCACGCAAAAACCCTATCCCAACCCGCAACCGGTCACGGCCAGGGATATCCGCGCCCTGTTGCAGGCCGCATGGGCGGGCGATGCGCCGGTCACCTGA
- a CDS encoding FAD-dependent oxidoreductase gives MSDITTDVLVIGTGPAGAATAALLSSYGVENMAINRYRWLANTPRAHITNQRTMEVLRDLGRDVENEAYMFATHQDLMGENVFCESLAGEEIGRMTAWGNNPLSQAEHKLSSPTQMNDLPQTFMEPLLFKTACQRGTQARMSTEYLSHEQDADGVTTTCLDRLSGKEFTIRSKYLVGADGGKSLVAEHLDLPFDGQMAVGGSMNIVFRADLAKYVAHRPSVLYWVMQPGADVGGIGMGLVRMVRPWNEWLIVWGYDINEPAPEVDDELATRVARQLVGDPDLEIELLSANTWTVNNFYATKTAKGRVFCMGDAIHRHPPSNGLGSNTSIQDAFNLAWKLAMVLKGQAGERLLDSYDAERAPIAKQIVTRANKSITETKPIFDALGMSEGVRPEVMQQNLEARSDATPEAERQREAIRQAIAFKKYEFDAHGVEMNQRYRSDAVLPEDQPEPPFQKDAELHYQPTTWPGARLPHAWVYRHDTGAAVSTLDLCGHGVFSLLTGIGGEAWQDAARAVGDDLGVTVQVHVIGPRRDHVDHTGDWARIREITDSGCLLVRPDHHVAWRRERMVDDPQGQLATAMKAILDR, from the coding sequence ATGAGTGATATCACCACCGACGTGCTTGTCATCGGCACCGGCCCCGCGGGGGCGGCCACGGCCGCCCTGCTGTCCAGCTACGGGGTCGAGAACATGGCCATCAACCGCTATCGCTGGCTGGCCAACACGCCGCGGGCGCATATCACCAACCAGCGCACGATGGAGGTGCTGCGCGATCTGGGCCGCGACGTCGAGAACGAAGCCTACATGTTCGCCACGCATCAGGATCTGATGGGCGAGAACGTGTTTTGCGAAAGCCTGGCCGGCGAAGAGATCGGGCGCATGACCGCCTGGGGCAACAACCCGCTAAGCCAGGCCGAACACAAGCTGTCCAGCCCGACGCAGATGAACGACCTGCCCCAGACCTTCATGGAACCCTTGCTGTTCAAGACAGCCTGCCAGCGCGGCACGCAGGCACGCATGTCGACCGAATACCTGTCTCACGAACAGGATGCGGACGGCGTCACCACCACCTGCCTCGACCGGCTGTCGGGCAAGGAATTCACGATCCGGTCGAAATACCTGGTCGGCGCGGATGGCGGCAAGTCGCTGGTGGCCGAACATCTGGATTTGCCCTTCGACGGGCAGATGGCGGTCGGCGGGTCGATGAACATCGTGTTCCGCGCCGATCTTGCCAAATACGTCGCGCACCGGCCATCGGTGCTTTACTGGGTGATGCAACCCGGCGCGGATGTGGGCGGCATCGGCATGGGGCTGGTGCGGATGGTGCGGCCGTGGAACGAATGGCTGATCGTCTGGGGTTACGACATCAACGAACCCGCCCCCGAGGTGGACGACGAACTGGCCACGCGGGTCGCGCGCCAGCTGGTCGGCGACCCCGATCTGGAGATCGAGCTGCTCAGCGCGAACACCTGGACGGTGAACAATTTCTATGCGACGAAAACCGCCAAGGGCCGCGTGTTCTGCATGGGCGACGCGATCCACCGCCATCCGCCGTCGAACGGGCTGGGCTCGAACACCTCGATTCAGGACGCCTTCAACCTGGCGTGGAAACTGGCGATGGTGCTGAAGGGTCAGGCCGGCGAACGGTTGCTGGACAGCTATGACGCCGAACGCGCGCCCATCGCCAAGCAGATCGTGACCCGCGCGAACAAGTCGATCACCGAGACGAAGCCGATCTTCGACGCCCTGGGGATGAGCGAGGGCGTCCGCCCCGAGGTGATGCAGCAGAACCTGGAAGCCCGCAGCGACGCCACGCCCGAGGCCGAACGGCAGCGCGAGGCGATCCGGCAGGCGATCGCCTTCAAGAAATACGAATTCGACGCCCACGGGGTCGAGATGAACCAGCGTTATCGCTCGGACGCGGTGCTGCCCGAGGATCAGCCCGAGCCGCCCTTTCAGAAGGACGCCGAACTGCATTACCAGCCGACCACCTGGCCCGGCGCCCGCCTGCCCCATGCCTGGGTCTATCGTCACGACACCGGCGCGGCGGTCTCGACGCTGGATCTGTGCGGGCACGGCGTCTTCAGCCTGCTGACCGGCATCGGCGGCGAGGCGTGGCAGGACGCGGCCAGGGCCGTTGGCGACGATCTGGGCGTGACGGTGCAGGTCCATGTCATCGGCCCGCGCCGCGATCATGTCGATCACACCGGCGACTGGGCGCGCATCCGCGAAATCACCGATTCGGGCTGCCTGCTGGTGCGCCCGGATCATCACGTGGCCTGGCGCCGCGAACGCATGGTCGATGATCCGCAAGGCCAACTGGCCACGGCGATGAAAGCCATTCTGGACAGATAG
- a CDS encoding dioxygenase, translating to MSRYFTEDDSVATVNARMGDHIDPRLRQVMASLVRHLHAFAKDVELRQEEWDLAIDFLTATGRICSDERQEFILLSDVLGFSMLVDAINNRRPQGATENTVFGPFHVDGAPELEMGANISLDGKGERCLFFGKVVDLRGRPVEGARLDLWSDNADGYYDVQQPDVQPKWNNRGVFTTGPDGLYRFYGIKPVSYPIPDDGPVGKMLASLGRHPYRPAHMHYLVTAPGFQKIVTHTFVAEDDYLDSDTVFGVKETLIASFERVDDGDAVWRSQFDFVMTPEQEVAA from the coding sequence ATGTCTCGATATTTCACCGAAGACGACTCCGTCGCCACCGTCAACGCCCGGATGGGCGATCACATCGACCCGCGCCTGCGCCAGGTCATGGCCTCGCTGGTGCGCCACCTGCACGCCTTTGCCAAGGATGTCGAGTTGCGGCAGGAGGAATGGGATCTGGCCATCGATTTCCTGACCGCGACGGGCAGGATCTGTTCGGACGAACGGCAGGAATTCATCCTGCTGTCCGATGTGCTGGGCTTTTCGATGCTGGTCGATGCGATCAACAACCGCCGTCCGCAAGGCGCGACCGAGAACACCGTTTTCGGCCCGTTTCACGTCGATGGCGCGCCCGAGCTTGAGATGGGGGCGAACATCTCGCTTGACGGCAAGGGCGAACGCTGCCTGTTTTTCGGCAAGGTCGTCGATCTTCGGGGTCGGCCGGTCGAAGGCGCGCGGCTGGACCTGTGGTCGGACAATGCCGATGGCTATTACGATGTCCAGCAACCGGACGTGCAGCCGAAATGGAACAACCGCGGCGTCTTTACCACAGGGCCGGACGGGCTTTACCGGTTCTACGGGATCAAGCCGGTGTCCTACCCGATCCCCGACGACGGCCCGGTGGGCAAGATGCTGGCCAGCCTGGGGCGCCATCCCTATCGCCCGGCGCATATGCATTACCTTGTCACCGCGCCCGGCTTTCAGAAGATCGTCACCCATACGTTCGTGGCCGAGGACGACTATCTGGATTCCGACACGGTGTTCGGCGTGAAAGAGACGCTGATCGCCTCGTTCGAAAGGGTGGACGACGGCGATGCGGTGTGGCGTTCGCAATTCGATTTCGTGATGACCCCGGAACAAGAGGTCGCCGCGTAA
- a CDS encoding amidohydrolase, protein MLSFRTTGLRTVAVAALVAGTPALAQDQQPADLIVTNAGTVFTGADDQSAATAFAVRDGLFVEIGDDADMDAYRGDDTQVIDADGRTVIPGLNDSHSHQIRGGRFYNLETRWDGIPTLKEALDRIRTEAERVPEGEWVRVIGGWSPYQFEEQRMPTVEELNEAAPDTPVFVLFLYSQGFLNQAGVEALGYTPETETADGSRIEFLEGGGAILHAEPNPSILYSTIGKLPQLSEEDMVNSTKHFYRELNRLGMTSSIDAGGGGHVFPEDYVGSKNIATNDGLPLRVSYYLFAQEAGKEAEDFAEWIANNEVGTNEDVHLEHGYELEGGGEFLVHSVGDWENFLAPAPDLEERKAEGQTPEEDLHEVTTQLVEAGWPLRQHATYGDSIALIMDVFEQVAEEQGKFAPRWVIDHAETVRDAELERIKAMGGGIAIQDRMAFAGEYFVDRYGAEAAVAAPPVRKMLDMDIPVGAGTDGTRVSSYDPWPSLYWLVTGKTVGGLQLWDDANKLSREEALEIFTSGSAWFSQEEDVKGKIEEGMYADFAILSDDYFSVPEEEIMGLESVLTVTGGNIVYAAEPFAEFAPEPLPAVSPDWSPVANYQGAFTQQ, encoded by the coding sequence ATGCTATCGTTCAGAACCACCGGTCTGCGGACCGTGGCGGTCGCCGCGCTTGTCGCCGGCACGCCCGCCCTGGCCCAGGATCAGCAGCCTGCCGATCTGATTGTCACGAATGCGGGCACCGTCTTCACGGGCGCGGACGACCAGTCCGCGGCCACGGCCTTTGCCGTCCGCGACGGGCTTTTCGTGGAAATCGGCGACGATGCCGACATGGACGCCTATCGCGGCGACGACACGCAAGTCATCGACGCCGATGGCCGCACGGTCATTCCGGGGCTTAACGATTCCCATTCCCATCAGATCCGGGGCGGACGTTTCTATAACCTCGAAACCCGGTGGGACGGGATTCCCACGCTGAAAGAGGCGCTGGACCGCATCCGCACCGAGGCCGAGCGTGTGCCCGAGGGCGAATGGGTCCGCGTCATCGGCGGCTGGTCGCCCTATCAGTTCGAGGAACAGCGGATGCCGACGGTCGAAGAGCTGAACGAGGCGGCGCCCGATACGCCGGTCTTCGTGCTGTTCCTGTACAGCCAGGGTTTTTTGAACCAGGCCGGCGTCGAGGCGCTGGGCTATACCCCCGAGACCGAGACCGCCGACGGATCGCGGATCGAGTTCCTGGAGGGGGGCGGCGCGATCCTGCACGCCGAGCCGAACCCGTCCATTCTTTACAGCACCATCGGCAAGCTGCCGCAGCTGTCGGAAGAGGACATGGTTAACTCGACCAAACATTTCTATCGCGAGCTGAACCGGCTGGGCATGACCTCGTCCATCGACGCGGGCGGCGGCGGGCATGTCTTTCCCGAGGATTATGTCGGCTCGAAGAACATCGCGACCAATGACGGTCTGCCGCTGCGGGTAAGCTATTACCTCTTTGCGCAGGAAGCCGGCAAGGAGGCCGAGGATTTTGCCGAGTGGATCGCCAATAACGAGGTGGGCACCAACGAGGACGTGCATCTGGAGCATGGCTACGAGCTGGAAGGCGGCGGCGAATTCCTGGTCCACAGCGTCGGCGACTGGGAAAACTTTTTGGCGCCCGCCCCCGACCTTGAAGAGCGCAAGGCCGAGGGTCAGACCCCCGAGGAAGACCTGCACGAGGTCACGACGCAGCTGGTCGAGGCCGGATGGCCGCTGCGCCAGCACGCGACCTATGGCGACAGCATCGCGCTGATCATGGACGTGTTCGAGCAGGTGGCCGAGGAGCAGGGCAAGTTCGCCCCGCGATGGGTCATCGACCATGCCGAAACCGTCCGCGATGCCGAGCTGGAGCGGATCAAGGCGATGGGCGGCGGGATCGCCATTCAGGACCGCATGGCCTTTGCCGGCGAATATTTCGTCGACCGCTATGGCGCCGAGGCTGCGGTGGCGGCACCCCCGGTGCGCAAGATGCTGGACATGGACATCCCGGTCGGCGCCGGAACCGATGGGACCCGCGTCAGCAGCTATGACCCCTGGCCCTCGCTTTACTGGCTGGTGACGGGCAAGACGGTCGGCGGCCTGCAATTGTGGGACGACGCCAACAAGCTGTCGCGCGAAGAGGCGCTTGAGATCTTCACCTCGGGCAGCGCCTGGTTCTCGCAGGAAGAGGACGTGAAGGGCAAGATCGAGGAAGGCATGTATGCCGATTTCGCGATCCTGTCGGATGACTATTTCTCGGTCCCCGAGGAAGAGATCATGGGTCTTGAATCCGTGCTGACGGTGACGGGCGGCAACATCGTCTATGCGGCCGAACCCTTCGCCGAGTTCGCGCCCGAGCCGCTGCCCGCGGTCAGCCCCGACTGGTCGCCGGTGGCGAACTATCAAGGTGCGTTCACGCAGCAGTAA
- a CDS encoding isochorismatase family protein, producing MLMQPVAFTAAQAQDTSQPLHLQGLSKEPTEAANAALYDPTDAVLLLLDHQTGLFQTVNDIEISELRRNTVALAKIAEQADIPIIYTASEPNGSNGPLMEELVELLEADDDAQYVARQGEVSSWDNADFVAAVEATGRKTLVIAGVWTSVCVAFPALQALADGYEVVVVMDASGDVSQMASDAALARMVAAGVEPMTTNTFLSETHRTWNRPDAAEWGALYGEVSPGYRAVTESFNRAQEAATGSEDGQQDSQ from the coding sequence ATGCTGATGCAGCCGGTCGCGTTCACCGCGGCGCAGGCGCAGGATACCAGCCAGCCCCTGCATCTGCAGGGTCTGTCGAAAGAGCCGACCGAGGCCGCGAACGCCGCGCTTTACGATCCCACCGACGCGGTCCTGCTGCTGCTGGATCACCAGACGGGCCTGTTCCAGACGGTAAACGACATCGAGATCTCGGAGCTGCGCCGCAACACCGTCGCACTGGCCAAGATCGCAGAACAGGCCGACATCCCGATCATCTATACCGCGTCCGAGCCCAACGGCTCGAACGGGCCGCTGATGGAGGAACTGGTCGAGCTGCTGGAAGCTGACGACGATGCGCAATATGTCGCGCGTCAGGGCGAGGTCAGTTCCTGGGACAACGCCGATTTCGTCGCCGCTGTCGAGGCGACGGGCCGCAAGACGCTGGTCATCGCCGGCGTCTGGACAAGCGTTTGCGTCGCCTTCCCGGCGTTGCAGGCCCTTGCGGACGGCTATGAGGTGGTTGTCGTGATGGACGCCTCGGGCGATGTCAGCCAGATGGCGTCGGACGCGGCGCTTGCGCGGATGGTGGCGGCAGGGGTCGAACCCATGACCACCAACACCTTCCTCAGCGAGACGCACCGCACCTGGAACCGTCCCGATGCCGCCGAGTGGGGCGCGCTGTATGGCGAGGTGTCGCCCGGCTATCGCGCCGTGACCGAAAGCTTCAACCGCGCGCAGGAAGCCGCGACCGGCAGCGAAGACGGTCAGCAGGACAGCCAGTAA
- the wrbA gene encoding NAD(P)H:quinone oxidoreductase, with the protein MSVKLAIIYYSTYGTNHQMASIAAEAAKAAGAEVRLLKAPETAPEAAINSQDAWKAQAEKTADIPEATAEDMEWANAYLISAPTRFGVMASQMRAFIDTLGGIWAKGGLAGKPVSAMTSAQNPHGGQETTLVSFYTTVMHWGGFVVAPGYTDEVIFKTGGNPYGYSHSQGAEFTDEVKSAIGHQTRRLVEVAGKLG; encoded by the coding sequence ATGTCCGTCAAACTCGCCATCATCTATTATTCGACCTATGGCACCAACCACCAGATGGCCTCGATCGCGGCCGAGGCGGCGAAGGCCGCCGGGGCCGAGGTGCGGCTGCTGAAGGCGCCCGAGACCGCGCCCGAGGCGGCAATCAACAGCCAGGACGCCTGGAAGGCCCAGGCCGAAAAGACCGCCGACATCCCCGAGGCCACGGCCGAGGACATGGAATGGGCCAACGCCTATCTGATCTCGGCGCCGACGCGGTTCGGCGTGATGGCCAGCCAGATGCGCGCCTTCATCGACACGCTGGGCGGCATCTGGGCCAAGGGCGGACTGGCCGGCAAGCCGGTCTCGGCCATGACCTCGGCCCAGAACCCGCATGGCGGGCAGGAAACGACGCTGGTGTCCTTCTATACCACGGTGATGCACTGGGGCGGGTTCGTGGTGGCGCCGGGCTATACCGACGAGGTGATCTTCAAGACCGGCGGCAACCCCTATGGCTACAGCCATTCGCAGGGCGCCGAGTTCACCGACGAGGTCAAATCCGCCATCGGCCACCAGACCCGCCGCCTGGTCGAGGTCGCGGGCAAGCTGGGCTGA
- a CDS encoding DoxX family protein, protein MDTHHLETVWAPRMLSVLRIMAALIFFAHGTDKILGFPDTGGTPPAWSLGWIAGIIELFGGALLIVGLFTRPVAFLTSGMAAAAYFIGHAPESFYPVINRGDAAILYCFVFLYLVFAGPGPWSLDALRAERSRA, encoded by the coding sequence ATGGACACCCACCACCTTGAAACCGTCTGGGCGCCGCGCATGCTCAGCGTGCTGCGGATCATGGCCGCGCTGATCTTTTTCGCCCATGGCACCGACAAGATCCTGGGCTTTCCCGATACCGGCGGCACGCCCCCCGCCTGGTCGCTGGGCTGGATCGCCGGGATCATCGAGCTGTTCGGCGGCGCGTTGCTGATCGTGGGGCTGTTCACCCGCCCGGTCGCGTTTTTGACCTCGGGCATGGCGGCGGCGGCCTATTTCATCGGACACGCGCCGGAAAGCTTCTATCCCGTGATCAACCGCGGCGATGCGGCGATCCTCTACTGCTTCGTGTTCCTGTACCTGGTCTTCGCCGGCCCCGGCCCGTGGAGCCTGGACGCGCTGCGCGCCGAACGCAGCCGCGCCTGA
- a CDS encoding ring-cleaving dioxygenase has protein sequence MLDQIKGLHHVTSMASDAQENNDFFTRVLGLRRVKKTVNFDAPDVYHLYYGDRVGTPGSVMTYFPFPHIAQGRRGTGAVSETAFAVPQGSLDYWRERLAEAGAGEVQDDTRFGEKRLRFAGPDGDGFALVEVADDPRAAFADGPVPADRGIHGFRGVTMRLRDGAATAELLKFMGYRELGREGALIRLGIEGGNGADIVDLEVLPDADRAREGAGSVHHVAFAVENREAQAEVRRALLQAGAHVTPVIDRDYFWAIYFRTPGGVLFEIATNEPGFDRDEDIAHLGEALKLPDQHAHLRARLEKTLAPITG, from the coding sequence ATGCTCGACCAGATCAAGGGCCTGCACCATGTCACCTCGATGGCCTCGGATGCGCAGGAGAACAACGATTTCTTCACCCGAGTGCTCGGCCTGCGCCGGGTCAAGAAGACGGTGAATTTCGACGCCCCCGATGTCTATCACCTCTATTACGGCGACCGGGTCGGCACGCCGGGATCGGTGATGACCTATTTCCCGTTCCCGCATATCGCCCAAGGCCGTCGCGGCACCGGCGCGGTGTCGGAAACCGCCTTTGCGGTGCCCCAGGGGTCGCTGGATTACTGGCGCGAGCGGCTGGCCGAGGCGGGCGCGGGCGAGGTGCAGGATGACACCCGCTTCGGCGAAAAGCGCCTGCGCTTTGCCGGTCCCGACGGCGACGGCTTTGCGCTGGTCGAGGTGGCGGACGATCCGCGCGCGGCCTTTGCCGACGGGCCGGTGCCGGCTGATCGCGGCATTCACGGCTTTCGCGGCGTGACCATGCGCCTGCGCGACGGCGCGGCCACGGCCGAGCTGCTGAAATTCATGGGCTATCGCGAACTGGGCCGCGAGGGCGCGCTGATCCGGCTGGGGATCGAGGGCGGCAACGGCGCCGACATCGTCGATCTCGAGGTGCTGCCCGACGCCGACCGGGCGCGCGAGGGGGCGGGATCGGTCCATCACGTGGCCTTCGCGGTCGAGAACCGCGAGGCGCAGGCCGAGGTTCGCCGCGCGCTGCTGCAGGCCGGCGCCCATGTCACGCCGGTCATCGACCGCGACTATTTCTGGGCGATCTATTTCCGCACCCCCGGCGGCGTCCTGTTCGAGATCGCGACCAACGAGCCGGGCTTCGACCGCGACGAGGATATCGCGCATCTGGGCGAGGCGCTGAAACTGCCCGACCAGCACGCCCATCTGCGCGCGCGGCTGGAAAAGACCCTGGCCCCGATCACCGGCTGA